The proteins below come from a single Roseiflexus sp. RS-1 genomic window:
- a CDS encoding aldehyde dehydrogenase family protein: MATPPVYQNLIGGKFVDSASGRTFENRNPADTRDIIGIFQDSDERDVQAAVEAAKRAYRHWRLVPAPKRGEILFKAAQLLVERKEQYARDMTREMGKVLKETRGDVQEAIDMCFFMAGEGRRLYGQTTPSEMPNKFQMSVRQPLGVCGLITPWNFPMAIPSWKILPALIVGNTVVIKPASDTPLSVYNLVQCLLDAGIPDGVVNIVTGSGSRVGEPLIRHPDVQVISFTGSTEIGSKVARVGAEGMKHVSLEMGGKNPMIVMDDANLDLVVDGAIWGAFGTTGQRCTATSRLIAHRAIVGELTERLADRAERLKIGNGLDETVEMGPAINRSQLETVQRYVEIGKSEGARLIVGGQALRDGDYAYGFFHQPTIFADVQRTMRIAQEEIFGPVLSIITVDSLEEAIDVANDVPYGLSSAIYTRDVNAAFRAMRDLYTGIVYVNAPTIGAEIHLPFGGTKGTGNGHREGGIQVLDVFSEWKSIYIDFSGTLQRAQIDTYQVGMEG; encoded by the coding sequence ATGGCTACCCCTCCAGTGTACCAGAATCTGATCGGCGGGAAATTTGTCGACTCGGCGAGTGGGCGCACATTCGAGAATCGCAACCCGGCTGACACCCGTGACATCATCGGGATTTTTCAGGATAGCGACGAACGTGACGTCCAGGCGGCGGTTGAGGCGGCGAAGCGGGCATACCGTCACTGGCGGCTGGTTCCTGCACCAAAACGCGGCGAGATTCTCTTCAAAGCGGCGCAGTTGCTCGTCGAGCGCAAAGAGCAGTATGCGCGCGATATGACCCGTGAGATGGGCAAAGTGCTCAAAGAAACGCGCGGCGATGTGCAGGAAGCCATCGACATGTGCTTCTTCATGGCGGGTGAAGGGCGCCGCCTCTACGGACAAACGACCCCGTCCGAAATGCCCAACAAGTTCCAGATGTCGGTGCGCCAGCCGCTTGGCGTCTGCGGACTGATCACGCCGTGGAACTTCCCGATGGCGATCCCTTCGTGGAAGATTCTGCCAGCGCTGATCGTTGGGAACACGGTCGTTATCAAGCCCGCCTCCGACACGCCGCTCTCAGTGTACAACCTGGTGCAGTGCCTGCTCGACGCCGGCATCCCCGATGGCGTGGTCAACATCGTCACCGGCAGCGGCAGTCGGGTCGGCGAGCCACTCATCCGCCATCCCGATGTCCAGGTCATCTCGTTCACCGGTTCAACGGAAATTGGCAGCAAGGTTGCGCGGGTCGGCGCCGAGGGAATGAAGCACGTCTCACTGGAGATGGGCGGCAAAAACCCGATGATCGTGATGGACGACGCCAACCTGGATCTGGTGGTGGATGGCGCGATCTGGGGCGCATTCGGCACGACGGGGCAGCGGTGCACTGCCACGTCACGGTTGATCGCCCATCGCGCGATCGTCGGTGAACTGACCGAGCGCCTGGCAGATCGCGCTGAACGGCTGAAGATCGGCAATGGTCTTGATGAAACCGTTGAGATGGGACCGGCGATCAACCGGAGTCAACTCGAGACGGTGCAGCGATACGTCGAGATTGGGAAGAGCGAGGGGGCGCGACTAATCGTCGGCGGGCAGGCGCTGCGCGATGGCGATTATGCCTATGGGTTCTTTCACCAGCCAACGATCTTTGCCGATGTGCAGCGCACCATGCGCATTGCCCAGGAAGAGATTTTCGGTCCGGTGCTGTCGATCATCACTGTCGATAGCCTGGAAGAGGCGATCGACGTCGCCAACGACGTGCCCTACGGTCTATCATCGGCGATCTACACCCGCGACGTCAACGCTGCTTTCCGTGCCATGCGCGATCTCTACACCGGCATTGTGTATGTGAATGCGCCGACGATTGGCGCGGAGATCCATCTGCCGTTCGGCGGCACAAAGGGTACCGGCAACGGTCACCGCGAAGGCGGCATTCAGGTGCTCGACGTTTTCAGCGAGTGGAAATCGATCTACATCGATTTTTCGGGAACGCTTCAGCGGGCGCAGATCGACACCTACCAGGTGGGAATGGAGGGATGA
- a CDS encoding ParB/RepB/Spo0J family partition protein, producing MNVREISLQDVDISEFNTRKNLADGQYDSTIEDLAKSIEKQGLLSPITVFQKPDGRYALVAGQRRLLACKQIGWSMIPAIVRDSMTDADATAISLVENVHRADMNPRDKAVAFKALLDRFGNFQTVSRETGVGVSTIRKYVQLLDLAPQLQEQLVAGEARNTEALARLAQRFDADKQVEVWNKIRGFTQDVQQEIIKRADPGLENLDTLVDQAAEGAFNYYVVRNCPFDCPTIPESLKKQVAEMVEAFKAQGVKQEVQKQLRKTSGKRSTN from the coding sequence ATGAACGTACGCGAAATCTCCCTCCAAGATGTCGATATATCTGAATTCAATACGCGCAAGAACCTCGCAGATGGTCAGTATGACAGCACCATCGAAGACCTCGCGAAAAGCATCGAAAAGCAAGGGCTTCTCAGCCCCATCACCGTGTTTCAGAAGCCAGATGGCCGTTACGCGCTTGTCGCTGGTCAACGTCGTCTGCTTGCATGCAAGCAAATCGGATGGTCAATGATTCCTGCCATCGTGCGCGACAGTATGACTGACGCTGATGCCACAGCCATATCATTAGTCGAGAACGTACACCGCGCCGATATGAACCCACGCGACAAGGCCGTTGCCTTCAAGGCCCTCCTCGATAGGTTTGGAAATTTTCAGACCGTCAGTCGCGAAACAGGGGTAGGTGTCTCCACGATACGTAAATACGTCCAACTATTGGATCTCGCTCCCCAACTCCAGGAACAATTGGTAGCGGGAGAAGCAAGAAACACAGAAGCCCTCGCCCGACTCGCCCAAAGATTTGATGCTGATAAACAGGTGGAAGTTTGGAACAAGATCAGGGGTTTCACCCAAGATGTGCAACAGGAAATCATCAAGCGTGCTGACCCTGGTCTCGAAAACCTTGATACCCTGGTAGATCAAGCTGCCGAAGGCGCTTTCAACTATTATGTGGTACGGAACTGTCCTTTCGATTGTCCCACTATCCCTGAGTCACTGAAGAAACAGGTAGCCGAGATGGTCGAAGCCTTCAAAGCACAGGGCGTCAAGCAAGAAGTTCAGAAACAATTGCGCAAGACCTCAGGCAAGCGTTCAACCAATTAA
- a CDS encoding BrnT family toxin, with amino-acid sequence MDLQFEWDDAKAAANVRKHGVSFEEAITVFGDPNAITIFDVEHSETEDRFIDIGLSAGGRVLVVVYTERGPRIRIISCRRATSAERRQYEQGVQATGY; translated from the coding sequence ATGGATTTGCAGTTTGAATGGGACGATGCGAAGGCTGCTGCGAATGTGCGCAAGCATGGTGTCAGCTTCGAAGAAGCTATCACCGTCTTCGGAGACCCCAACGCCATCACAATCTTCGACGTTGAGCATTCAGAGACAGAAGACCGCTTCATTGACATTGGGCTATCTGCAGGCGGGCGGGTTCTTGTGGTCGTCTACACAGAACGAGGCCCGCGTATTCGTATCATCAGTTGCCGGAGAGCAACCTCGGCTGAACGGAGACAGTATGAACAGGGAGTTCAAGCAACAGGCTACTGA
- a CDS encoding IS5-like element ISRfsp3 family transposase (programmed frameshift) — MCKYRSIIENPEKLRSMTGLTVEEFHALVPIFHAAFEAYMKRRTIDGRVRYCRRYVSYANSPLPTTEDKLLFILTYLKQNPTQVMHGHLFQMSQSNVSKWVHLLHGALNYALSQQNLLPARTADDLARRLQEEPSCEEPSCEEPSCEEPSCEEPSCEEPSCEEPSCEEPSHATKAPPFFIHDGVERPIRRPSDKVDRELYYSGKKKRHTLKNVLIIDEFGSIHFLSDTYEGRVHDKCIADEAGYTLPNASILYQDAGFQGFTLPGVQIMQPKKKPRNGTLTPQEKEENRRISSVRVRIEHVIGDIKRYRIIHDIIRFSCSEFRDMVMETCCGLHNFRIWLKRKKQSKNQNES, encoded by the exons ATGTGTAAGTATCGATCCATTATCGAAAATCCGGAGAAATTACGCTCTATGACCGGACTGACCGTTGAAGAGTTCCACGCGCTGGTTCCGATCTTCCACGCCGCATTTGAAGCGTATATGAAACGTCGCACGATTGATGGCCGCGTCCGATATTGTCGTCGCTACGTCTCGTATGCAAACTCGCCGCTTCCGACAACAGAAGATAAATTGCTCTTTATTTTGACCTACTTAAAACAAAACCCAACGCAAGTGATGCACGGACACCTCTTTCAAATGAGCCAATCAAACGTAAGCAAATGGGTGCATCTTTTGCACGGAGCGCTGAACTATGCGCTTTCACAGCAAAATCTCCTGCCTGCGCGCACTGCCGACGACCTGGCGAGGCGATTGCAGGAAGAACCGTCGTGTGAAGAACCGTCGTGTGAAGAACCGTCGTGTGAAGAACCGTCGTGTGAAGAACCGTCGTGTGAAGAACCGTCGTGTGAAGAACCGTCGTGTGAAGAACCGTCGCATGCGACAAAAGCGCCCCCCT TTTTTATCCATGACGGCGTAGAACGTCCCATTCGCCGTCCAAGCGACAAAGTCGACCGGGAGTTGTATTACAGCGGTAAGAAGAAACGACATACGCTTAAGAACGTTCTCATCATTGATGAGTTTGGCTCTATTCACTTTTTGAGTGACACCTACGAAGGAAGGGTCCACGATAAATGTATTGCGGATGAAGCGGGATACACCCTTCCAAACGCGAGCATTCTCTATCAAGACGCCGGATTTCAAGGATTTACCCTGCCTGGCGTCCAGATTATGCAGCCAAAGAAGAAGCCGCGCAATGGAACCCTCACGCCGCAGGAAAAGGAGGAAAACCGGCGTATCTCATCCGTTCGCGTTCGTATTGAACATGTTATCGGCGATATCAAGCGGTATCGAATCATTCACGACATTATCCGCTTCAGTTGTTCCGAATTTCGGGATATGGTCATGGAAACATGTTGCGGGCTGCATAACTTCCGAATTTGGCTGAAACGCAAAAAGCAGTCCAAAAATCAAAACGAATCTTGA
- a CDS encoding MauE/DoxX family redox-associated membrane protein: MMAYINIGTSVMLSVILFMAGVAKISDLVYTEQIIRKFAFLPKEIAPLIKVSLPVVEITIAIALLFPFSAAYATLASATLFAMFVIVLTIAFFQDKDTPCGCFGASSQERITGLTIGRAGLLFSASILLHLSYLDPLSWVTIGSFLFALLGCCLILWTLLISSKTNAINTDTVARGRQFLSRRDAIKIIVAIIAGVLLQSTKSVSALACCRCEYQRHYDPPTNCCTSNPPNYTHKHHYWRRCYNICTGQRGGWHKIQPDSCQCECGTCSDSTWVQNECCFASECCCNMGICECGCPC; the protein is encoded by the coding sequence ATGATGGCATATATAAACATTGGAACTTCTGTTATGCTTTCCGTAATACTCTTCATGGCTGGCGTGGCTAAGATATCTGACCTTGTTTATACTGAACAGATTATCAGGAAGTTCGCTTTTCTGCCAAAAGAGATTGCGCCTCTCATCAAGGTTTCATTGCCAGTGGTGGAGATAACCATTGCGATAGCATTGCTTTTCCCTTTCAGCGCGGCTTATGCCACCCTCGCGTCGGCTACACTTTTTGCGATGTTCGTAATTGTGCTAACTATTGCTTTTTTCCAAGACAAAGATACTCCATGTGGTTGCTTTGGAGCATCTAGCCAAGAAAGGATCACTGGGCTAACTATTGGTCGCGCAGGATTGCTTTTTTCGGCATCGATACTTTTGCATCTAAGTTACCTTGATCCTTTATCGTGGGTAACCATTGGCAGCTTCTTGTTTGCTCTTTTGGGTTGCTGCCTCATATTATGGACGTTACTCATCTCCTCCAAAACAAATGCTATCAACACTGATACTGTTGCTAGAGGTCGCCAATTTCTGAGCAGGCGTGATGCCATCAAGATAATCGTAGCCATCATTGCAGGGGTTCTATTGCAATCTACCAAAAGCGTCAGCGCTCTTGCCTGTTGCCGATGCGAATATCAACGACATTATGATCCACCTACCAACTGCTGCACATCGAACCCGCCAAACTACACTCATAAGCATCATTACTGGCGGCGATGCTACAACATTTGTACGGGTCAAAGGGGAGGTTGGCACAAGATCCAACCCGACTCTTGCCAATGCGAGTGCGGGACTTGCTCAGATAGCACATGGGTTCAGAACGAGTGTTGTTTTGCATCTGAGTGTTGCTGCAATATGGGCATCTGTGAGTGTGGATGTCCGTGCTGA
- a CDS encoding DUF3800 domain-containing protein, which yields MQIIFLDESGYSRDWKKQIDEQPFYVLSAVCIPMSNIPAAYDRLRKEINKISVPGQKKPLGRGFEIKARDIAQGTGWWRDHNDERNQVRDLFLSFPQKESGTAFVVVVNKEAHLSKYAFPDNPYLLSLKFIFERIEMYLQDHDDFGYCIYDQNERLEQDLQEHANWLLTEGSRGWNDVFEFSLPIQRITELSFGASVNSIGLQVADFFSSMTNSYYKSGKPSNCGWWNLLTESLHKKGGKLLGIGLKEFP from the coding sequence ATGCAAATAATTTTTTTGGATGAGTCGGGTTACAGTCGGGACTGGAAAAAGCAAATAGATGAGCAACCGTTCTATGTGCTTAGCGCGGTTTGCATTCCGATGAGCAACATTCCTGCAGCCTATGACAGACTGAGAAAAGAAATCAATAAAATAAGTGTGCCAGGACAAAAGAAGCCATTAGGTCGCGGATTTGAGATAAAAGCCAGAGACATTGCTCAAGGCACAGGCTGGTGGCGAGATCACAATGATGAGAGAAATCAAGTGCGAGACTTGTTTTTGTCGTTTCCGCAAAAGGAAAGTGGCACTGCGTTTGTAGTGGTTGTTAACAAAGAAGCCCATCTATCTAAATATGCTTTTCCAGATAATCCTTATCTTTTGTCTTTGAAGTTTATCTTTGAAAGAATCGAGATGTATCTTCAAGATCATGATGACTTTGGCTATTGCATATATGACCAAAACGAAAGGTTAGAACAAGACCTTCAAGAACATGCTAATTGGCTATTGACAGAAGGAAGCAGGGGTTGGAATGATGTATTTGAATTCTCGTTGCCTATTCAACGGATCACAGAATTGAGTTTTGGCGCTTCGGTAAACTCGATTGGTCTACAAGTAGCAGATTTCTTTTCGTCTATGACGAATTCGTATTATAAAAGTGGCAAGCCTTCAAATTGTGGCTGGTGGAATTTACTAACCGAATCGCTTCATAAAAAAGGCGGTAAGTTGTTAGGTATAGGGTTGAAAGAGTTTCCGTAA
- a CDS encoding PGN_0703 family putative restriction endonuclease encodes MGEFLESEKLHQAKFKASSPYFSNAARADGVYKGKSRPFCLPIECAEENLFPEIRQAALAYFASQGIKWHDGQNGQPSNHLCDSQVCCVNFLFAFSDKPDALASVLRPVFPDIRTMLPVENGQYVAFEWIGEENYLGEKISRNGKRTRGANFTSADAIVMFERIDGKRQIALIEWKYTESYGGASLKIARSGTDRTNIYRPLFRRDDCPINKELLPNFEALFYEPFYQLMRQQLLAHEIERAQELGADIVCVLHIAPDHNADFRRVTSPDLAPLGDTVTDVWKKLVQRRDRFISISTERLFGGWLMGQLPGMRGWSEYINARYAWVQDSTASSS; translated from the coding sequence ATGGGCGAGTTTCTCGAAAGCGAAAAACTGCATCAGGCGAAATTCAAAGCGAGTTCACCATACTTTTCCAACGCGGCTCGCGCCGATGGAGTCTACAAGGGCAAGTCACGTCCATTTTGTTTGCCTATCGAATGTGCTGAAGAGAACCTGTTTCCCGAAATTCGACAGGCGGCACTTGCCTACTTTGCGTCTCAGGGTATCAAATGGCACGACGGCCAAAATGGCCAACCAAGTAATCATCTTTGCGACTCGCAGGTCTGCTGTGTCAATTTTCTCTTTGCTTTTTCGGACAAGCCTGACGCGCTAGCCAGCGTCTTGCGCCCTGTCTTTCCTGATATTCGGACAATGCTCCCGGTGGAAAACGGACAGTATGTCGCTTTTGAGTGGATAGGTGAAGAAAACTATCTGGGCGAGAAGATCTCGCGTAACGGCAAACGGACACGTGGCGCGAATTTCACAAGTGCAGACGCAATCGTGATGTTTGAGCGGATAGATGGAAAGCGGCAGATTGCCCTGATTGAGTGGAAATACACCGAGTCATATGGTGGGGCGTCGCTCAAAATCGCCAGGAGTGGCACAGACCGCACCAACATTTACAGGCCGCTTTTCAGGCGGGATGATTGCCCAATCAACAAGGAATTGTTGCCCAACTTTGAAGCACTGTTCTATGAGCCGTTTTATCAACTGATGCGCCAGCAGTTGTTAGCCCACGAGATAGAACGGGCGCAGGAATTGGGCGCAGACATCGTATGTGTACTTCATATTGCCCCAGACCATAACGCCGATTTCCGCAGAGTGACTTCGCCTGATCTTGCGCCGCTTGGTGATACGGTGACAGATGTTTGGAAAAAACTGGTGCAACGGCGAGATAGGTTCATCAGCATTAGCACCGAGCGACTATTTGGCGGTTGGTTGATGGGACAGTTGCCAGGAATGCGGGGGTGGTCGGAATACATCAACGCCAGATACGCTTGGGTTCAAGATAGCACAGCGTCATCTTCGTAG
- a CDS encoding integron integrase — translation MPERKLADRIRDAIRLRGYSIRTEKAYLHWYERFVRFHKLRHPAAMGAPEVEAFLTHLAACEQVSASTQNQALAALLFLYQEVLAIPLGDVHALRAKKSTYVQPYLSHDECLRILAELDGTPYLVACLLYGSGLRLLEALRLRIQDLDVENSLITVRNTKSNRDRVTFLPDEERFLQRLRAHLEGVRRLYEVHLDVPVSMPPALARKYPGAATSWEWQYVFPSRDLSVDPRTLVVKRHHLHPSGVQKAITAAVHAAGMTKRATAHTLRAAFAHRLKEAGYQLDDIQQLMGHADIRTTQHYLEGQAPACKRLRGPLSSRT, via the coding sequence ATGCCGGAGAGAAAACTGGCCGATCGCATCCGCGACGCCATCCGCCTGCGTGGCTATTCCATCCGCACCGAGAAAGCCTACCTCCATTGGTACGAACGCTTCGTCCGCTTCCACAAACTCCGCCACCCCGCCGCCATGGGCGCACCGGAGGTTGAAGCCTTCCTCACCCACCTCGCTGCCTGCGAGCAGGTTTCCGCTTCCACTCAGAATCAGGCCCTTGCCGCCCTTCTGTTCCTCTATCAGGAAGTTCTCGCCATCCCCCTCGGCGATGTGCACGCCCTGCGCGCGAAGAAAAGCACCTACGTCCAGCCCTACCTCAGCCATGACGAATGCCTGCGCATCCTCGCCGAATTGGACGGCACGCCTTACCTCGTCGCCTGCCTTCTCTACGGCAGCGGACTGCGATTGCTCGAAGCGCTGCGCCTGCGTATCCAGGACCTCGATGTTGAGAACTCCCTCATCACCGTTCGCAACACCAAGTCCAACCGCGACCGCGTGACCTTCCTCCCAGACGAGGAGCGGTTTCTCCAACGCCTCCGCGCCCACCTGGAGGGGGTCCGCCGCCTTTATGAGGTTCACCTTGACGTTCCGGTCTCCATGCCGCCAGCGCTGGCGCGCAAATATCCGGGAGCAGCCACCTCCTGGGAATGGCAGTACGTCTTCCCTTCCCGTGACCTCTCCGTAGACCCCCGTACCCTTGTCGTCAAGAGGCATCACCTCCACCCCAGCGGTGTTCAGAAGGCCATCACCGCCGCTGTCCATGCCGCAGGCATGACCAAACGCGCCACCGCCCACACCCTGCGCGCTGCCTTCGCTCACCGGCTTAAAGAGGCCGGTTACCAGCTCGACGATATCCAACAACTCATGGGGCATGCCGACATTCGCACCACTCAGCATTACCTTGAAGGCCAGGCGCCTGCCTGCAAACGCTTACGCGGTCCCCTATCCTCCAGAACCTGA
- a CDS encoding aspartate aminotransferase family protein: MTAADVISAEQRYLLQTYARPEFVIERGEGCYLYDSEGRRYLDCVAGIAVNALGYGDPDVARAIRDHANGLIHLSNLYHSRPAVELAQTLVNHTSWADRVFFCNSGAEAVEGALKFSRRYARDIHGEGKTTIVAFSGSFHGRTMGAVAVTAREKYRQPFEPVMPGVRFIPFNDSAAAAAAITDDVCGVIVEPIQGEGGLSVATPEFLRALRERCDAVDALLIFDEIQCGIGRTGTLWAHEPYGVAPDLMTIAKPLGGGLPIGAILMRQKVAQAIHTGDHGTTFGGGPFVTAVAQTVFRKIADPTFLAHVREVGDYLGEALADLQAARPNVVLEVRGRGLMRGVVINGSSSAVREAAHNEGLLIATAGDDVLRLVPPLILTRAQVDEAIEKLTRALDAAS, from the coding sequence ATGACCGCCGCTGACGTCATTTCTGCCGAACAACGTTACCTGCTGCAAACCTATGCGCGACCGGAATTCGTCATTGAGCGCGGCGAAGGATGCTATCTCTACGATAGTGAAGGTCGTCGCTACCTGGACTGTGTTGCCGGTATTGCGGTCAACGCGCTCGGCTACGGCGATCCCGACGTTGCGCGCGCAATCAGGGATCACGCCAACGGACTGATCCATCTGTCGAACCTGTACCACTCGCGTCCGGCGGTCGAACTGGCGCAGACGCTGGTCAATCATACATCGTGGGCGGATCGGGTCTTCTTCTGCAACAGCGGCGCAGAGGCGGTCGAGGGTGCGCTAAAGTTCAGCCGCCGCTATGCGCGTGACATCCACGGCGAAGGGAAGACGACGATTGTGGCATTCAGCGGCTCATTCCACGGGCGCACGATGGGCGCCGTGGCGGTGACGGCGCGCGAAAAGTATCGTCAACCGTTCGAACCGGTGATGCCAGGGGTGCGTTTTATCCCCTTCAACGATAGCGCTGCCGCAGCTGCCGCCATTACCGACGATGTGTGCGGCGTGATCGTCGAACCAATACAGGGGGAGGGTGGTCTCAGCGTAGCGACGCCGGAGTTCCTGCGTGCGCTGCGTGAACGGTGCGACGCAGTCGATGCGCTGCTCATCTTCGACGAAATCCAGTGCGGTATCGGACGCACCGGAACGCTGTGGGCGCATGAACCGTATGGCGTGGCGCCCGATCTGATGACGATCGCCAAACCCCTCGGCGGGGGGCTGCCGATCGGCGCGATCCTGATGCGCCAGAAAGTTGCGCAGGCGATCCACACTGGCGATCACGGAACGACGTTTGGCGGCGGTCCGTTCGTTACCGCAGTCGCGCAAACGGTGTTCCGCAAAATCGCCGATCCGACGTTCCTCGCCCATGTGCGCGAAGTCGGTGACTACCTCGGCGAGGCGCTGGCTGACCTGCAGGCTGCCCGCCCCAATGTTGTGCTGGAAGTGCGCGGACGTGGTCTGATGCGCGGCGTGGTGATCAATGGTTCTTCCAGCGCGGTGCGCGAAGCAGCGCACAATGAAGGTCTCCTGATCGCCACTGCCGGTGATGATGTGTTGCGCCTGGTACCGCCCCTGATCCTGACCCGCGCTCAGGTCGATGAAGCCATCGAGAAACTGACCAGAGCGCTGGACGCCGCATCCTGA
- a CDS encoding bifunctional metallophosphatase/5'-nucleotidase, protein MAVPTISRRTFVKTMAVGSGTIAYLATALTVHGAGPEVYTLRIIHTNDHHARIEPVFSGNNPVHGGVSRRKTLIDAIRGEGGNQLLLDAGDVFQGTLYFNQYRGLADLEFYNALKYDAMAIGNHEFDIGQGPLVDFARGATFPLLSANIQVDRSSPLAGLIKPWVVIWVGGQPIGIIGVTTEDTPVLSNPGPGVRFTNYIEAVRLGVASLRRDGVNKIIALTHVGIQADRELARRVDGLSVIIGGHSHTPMGPMINPPDPNRPYPEVIASPSGKPVIVAHDWEWGRWLGDLTIGFDANGDVTRVVAGRPTEVRPAIDPDGGFENRIRTFRGPLDQLRATPVGETRVALNGARADVRSKETNLGNLIADSMLAKTAPAGAQLAIMNGGGIRTSIPEGRITLGQVLEVMPFGNTLVLLTLTGAQVKEALENGVSQVEQSAGRFPQVGGMRYSWSASAPAGSRITGIQVSDGRGGFVPIDPNASYRVVVNNFIAGGGDGYSVLQRGTNKVDTGFLDADVLVEYLQARSPVNPQVEGRIVQDGVLPGVAGVAAPAPAPVETPAALPRTGGESLPAWLLALAAAGAIGGGLRLRERAARIAAASERETVEVE, encoded by the coding sequence ATGGCTGTGCCCACCATTTCGCGGCGGACCTTCGTGAAAACGATGGCGGTCGGTTCAGGCACGATCGCCTATCTCGCAACGGCATTGACGGTCCATGGCGCCGGTCCGGAAGTTTACACGCTTCGGATCATTCACACGAATGATCACCACGCGCGCATCGAGCCGGTCTTCAGCGGGAACAACCCGGTGCACGGCGGCGTCTCGCGGCGCAAGACCCTGATCGATGCGATCCGCGGGGAAGGCGGCAACCAGTTGTTGCTCGACGCCGGCGATGTGTTCCAGGGAACGCTCTATTTTAACCAGTACCGCGGTCTTGCCGATCTGGAGTTCTACAACGCCCTCAAATACGATGCCATGGCGATTGGCAACCACGAGTTCGACATTGGGCAGGGGCCGCTGGTGGATTTTGCGCGCGGTGCAACGTTCCCGCTGCTCAGCGCGAATATTCAGGTTGATCGCTCGTCGCCGCTGGCGGGCCTGATCAAGCCGTGGGTTGTGATCTGGGTCGGTGGGCAACCGATCGGCATTATCGGTGTGACAACCGAGGATACCCCGGTGCTCAGCAATCCCGGTCCCGGCGTAAGGTTCACAAACTATATCGAGGCGGTGCGTCTGGGAGTGGCGTCGCTGCGCCGCGATGGCGTGAACAAGATTATTGCGCTGACCCATGTCGGCATTCAGGCAGACCGCGAACTGGCGCGCCGGGTGGACGGTCTGTCGGTGATCATTGGCGGACATAGCCATACCCCGATGGGTCCGATGATCAACCCGCCTGATCCCAATCGCCCCTACCCTGAAGTTATCGCCTCTCCTTCCGGCAAGCCGGTCATTGTGGCGCATGACTGGGAATGGGGGCGCTGGCTCGGCGACCTGACGATCGGGTTTGATGCCAATGGCGACGTGACGCGCGTCGTCGCAGGGCGCCCCACCGAAGTGCGGCCTGCCATCGATCCAGATGGCGGTTTCGAGAACCGGATCAGGACGTTCAGAGGTCCGCTGGATCAACTGCGCGCCACGCCGGTCGGCGAAACGCGGGTTGCGCTGAACGGCGCCCGCGCTGATGTGCGCTCGAAGGAGACCAACCTGGGGAACCTGATCGCGGACTCGATGCTGGCGAAGACGGCGCCGGCCGGTGCGCAACTGGCGATTATGAACGGCGGCGGTATCCGCACCAGCATTCCCGAAGGACGTATTACGCTTGGTCAGGTGCTCGAAGTGATGCCGTTCGGCAACACGCTCGTGCTTTTGACCCTCACCGGCGCGCAGGTGAAGGAAGCGCTGGAGAACGGCGTCAGCCAGGTGGAGCAGTCTGCAGGACGCTTCCCGCAGGTCGGCGGAATGCGCTATAGCTGGAGCGCCTCGGCGCCAGCCGGGAGCCGCATCACCGGCATCCAGGTCTCTGATGGCAGGGGCGGGTTTGTGCCAATCGACCCGAATGCCAGCTACCGGGTGGTCGTGAACAACTTCATCGCCGGCGGCGGCGACGGCTACAGCGTTTTGCAGCGGGGCACGAACAAGGTCGATACCGGTTTTCTCGATGCTGATGTTCTGGTGGAATACCTGCAAGCGCGTTCGCCGGTCAATCCGCAGGTTGAGGGACGCATCGTGCAGGATGGCGTGTTGCCGGGCGTAGCGGGCGTGGCAGCGCCAGCGCCTGCACCGGTGGAAACGCCAGCCGCGCTGCCGCGCACCGGCGGCGAGTCGCTGCCTGCCTGGTTGCTGGCGCTGGCAGCAGCCGGTGCGATTGGCGGCGGTCTGCGGTTGCGTGAACGTGCGGCGCGCATCGCGGCAGCCAGCGAGCGCGAGACGGTAGAGGTCGAGTAG
- a CDS encoding nucleotidyltransferase family protein produces the protein MPLIFDISREFTMDQTVSSLSDVSFQALEAFCRRRHIRQLSLFGSVVRGDFRPDSDIDVLVEFEPGARIGFLALSRMQRELTDLFRRPVDLVPRAGLKPTIRAHILEQEKVLYATI, from the coding sequence TTGCCACTCATTTTTGACATAAGCAGGGAGTTCACCATGGATCAAACAGTGTCGTCTCTTTCAGATGTGTCTTTTCAGGCACTCGAAGCATTCTGCCGCAGGCGCCACATTCGACAGCTCTCGCTGTTCGGATCAGTGGTGCGCGGCGATTTCAGACCGGACAGTGACATAGATGTCCTGGTAGAGTTTGAGCCTGGCGCGCGGATCGGATTCCTGGCGCTCAGCCGCATGCAGCGCGAACTGACAGATCTCTTTCGGCGTCCGGTTGACCTGGTACCCCGCGCGGGCTTGAAACCCACTATTCGGGCGCACATCCTGGAGCAAGAAAAGGTGCTCTATGCGACGATCTGA